A single genomic interval of Lynx canadensis isolate LIC74 chromosome A2, mLynCan4.pri.v2, whole genome shotgun sequence harbors:
- the GRM2 gene encoding metabotropic glutamate receptor 2, whose product MGSLLGLLALLLLWGTVAEGPAKKVLTLEGDLVLGGLFPVHQKGGPAEECGPVNEHRGIQRLEAMLFALDRINRDPRLLPGVRLGAHILDSCSKDTHALEQALDFVRASLSRGADGSRHICPDGSYATHGDAPTAITGVIGGSYSDVSIQVANLLRLFQIPQISYASTSAKLSDKSRYDYFARTVPPDFFQAKAMAEILRFFNWTYVSTVASEGDYGETGIEAFELEARARNICVATSEKVGRAMSRAAFEGVVRALLQKPSARVAVLFTRSEDARELLAATRRLNASFTWVASDGWGALESVVAGSEGAAEGAITIELASYPISDFASYFRSLDPWNNSRNPWFREFWEQRFGCSFRRRDCAAHSLRSVPFEQESKIMFVVNAVYAMAHALHNMHRALCPNTTHLCDAMRPVNGRRLYKDFVLNVKFDAPFRPADTHNEVRFDRFGDGIGRYNIFTYLRAGSGRYRYQKVGYWAEGLTLDTSLIPWASPLAGPLPTSRCSEPCLQNEVKSVQPGEVCCWLCIPCQPYEYRLDEFTCADCGLGYWPNASLTGCFELPQEYIRWGDAWAVGPVTIACLGALATLFVLGVFVRHNATPVVKASGRELCYILLGGVFLCYCMTFIFIAKPSTVVCTLRRLGLGTAFSVCYSALLTKTNRIARIFGGAREGAQRPRFISPASQVAICLALISGQLLIVAAWLVVEAPGTGKETAPERREVVTLRCNHRDASMLGSLAYNVLLIALCTLYAFKTRKCPENFNEAKFIGFTMYTTCIIWLAFLPIFYVTSSDYRVQTTTMCVSVSLSGSVVLGCLFAPKLHIILFQPQKNVVSHRAPTSRFSSAATRASSSLGQGSGSQFVPTVCNGREVVDSTTSSL is encoded by the exons ATGGGATCACTGCTTGGGCTCCTGGCACTGCTTCTGCTATGGGGCACTGTGGCTGAGGGCCCCGCCAAGAAGGTGCTGACCCTGGAGGGGGACCTGGTCCTGGGTGGGCTGTTCCCGGTACATCAGAAGGGCGGCCCGGCAGAGGAGTGTGGGCCTGTCAATGAGCATCGTGGCATCCAGCGCCTGGAGGCCATGCTTTTTGCACTGGACCGCATCAACCGTGACCCACGCCTGCTGCCGGGTGTGCGCCTGGGCGCGCACATACTCGACAGCTGCTCCAAGGACACACATGCCCTGGAGCAGGCACTCGACTTCGTGCGTGCCTCACTTAGCCGTGGTGCCGATGGCTCACGCCACATCTGCCCCGACGGCTCTTATGCCACCCACGGTGATGCTCCCACTGCCATCACTGGTGTCATTGGCGGCTCCTACAGCGACGTCTCCATTCAG GTGGCCAACCTCCTGCGGCTATTTCAGATTCCACAGATCAGCTATGCCTCCACCAGTGCCAAGCTGAGCGACAAGTCCCGCTATGACTACTTTGCCCGCACTGTGCCCCCCGACTTCTTCCAAGCCAAGGCCATGGCCGAGATTCTCCGCTTCTTCAACTGGACATATGTGTCCACGGTGGCGTCCGAGGGTGACTATGGTGAGACAGGCATCGAAGCCTTTGAGCTGGAGGCCCGTGCCCGCAACATCTGCGTGGCCACCTCGGAGAAGGTGGGCCGTGCCATGAGCCGTGCAGCTTTCGAAGGCGTGGTGCGAGCCCTACTGCAGAAGCCCAGTGCCCGTGTGGCTGTCCTGTTCACCCGCTCCGAGGACGCACGCGAGCTCCTCGCAGCCACCCGGCGTCTCAACGCCAGCTTCACCTGGGTGGCCAGTGATGGCTGGGGCGCCCTGGAGAGCGTGGTGGCCGGCAGCGAGGGGGCCGCTGAGGGCGCCATCACTATCGAGCTGGCCTCCTATCCCATCAGCGACTTTGCCTCCTACTTCCGGAGCCTGGACCCTTGGAACAACAGCCGGAACCCCTGGTTCCGTGAGTTCTGGGAGCAGAGGTTTGGCTGTAGCTTCCGGCGGCGAGATTGTGCAGCCCACTCGCTGCGCTCCGTGCCCTTTGAGCAAGAGTCCAAGATCATGTTTGTGGTCAACGCAGTGTATGCCATGGCCCATGCACTGCACAACATGCACCGAGCCCTCTGCCCCAACACCACACACCTCTGTGATGCAATGCGGCCTGTCAACGGGCGCCGCCTCTACAAGGACTTCGTGCTCAATGTCAAGTTTGATG CCCCCTTCCGCCCAGCTGACACACACAATGAAGTCCGCTTCGACCGCTTTGGTGATGGTATCGGTCGCTACAACATCTTCACCTACCTGCGGGCAGGCAGTGGGCGCTATCGCTACCAGAAGGTGGGCTACTGGGCAGAAGGCCTGACCCTGGACACCAGCCTCATCCCATGGGCCTCGCCCTTGGCTGGCCCCCTGCCCACGTCTCGCTGCAGTGAGCCCTGTCTCCAGAATGAGGTGAAGAGTGTGCAGCCAGGGGAGGTCTGCTGCTGGCTCTGCATCCCCTGCCAGCCTTACGAGTACCGGCTGGACGAGTTCACTTGTGCTGACTGTGGCCTGGGCTACTGGCCCAACGCCAGCCTGACTGGCTGCTTTGAGCTGCCCCAGGAGTACATCCGCTGGGGCGATGCTTGGGCCGTGGGACCAGTCACCATTGCCTGCCTAGGCGCCCTGGCCACCCTCTTCGTGCTGGGTGTCTTTGTGCGGCACAATGCCACCCCAGTGGTTAAGGCCTCAGGCCGAGAGCTCTGCTACATCCTGCTGGGCGGTGTCTTCCTCTGCTACTGCATGACCTTCATCTTCATTGCCAAGCCATCCACGGTGGTGTGCACCCTACGGCGCCTTGGTTTGGGCACCGCCTTCTCTGTCTGCTACTCAGCTCTGCTCACCAAGACCAACCGCATCGCGCGCATTTTCGGTGGGGCCCGGGAGGGAGCCCAGCGGCCACGCTTCATCAGTCCTGCCTCACAGGTGGCCATCTGCCTGGCGCTTATCTCGGGCCAGCTGCTCATTGTGGCTGCCTGGCTGGTGGTGGAGGCACCGGGCACCGGCAAGGAGACAGCCCCGGAGCGGCGGGAGGTGGTGACATTGCGCTGCAACCATCGAGATGCAAGCATGCTGGGCTCACTGGCCTACAACGTGCTCCTCATCGCGCTCTGCACGCTCTATGCCTTCAAGACCCGCAAGTGCCCCGAGAACTTCAATGAGGCCAAATTCATAGGCTTTACCATGTACACCACCTGCATCATCTGGCTGGCCTTCCTGCCCATCTTCTATGTCACCTCCAGTGACTACCGG GTGCAGACCACCACCATGTGCGTGTCGGTCAGCCTCAGCGGCTCTGTGGTGCTCGGCTGTCTCTTTGCGCCCAAGCTGCACATCATCCTTTTCCAGCCACAGAAGAACGTGGTTAGCCATCGTGCACCCACCAGCCGCTTCAGCAGCGCCGCCACCAGGGCCAGCTCCAGCCTCGGCCAAG GGTCTGGCTCCCAGTTTGTCCCCACCGTTTGCAACGGCCGTGAGGTGGTAGATTCAACAACATCGTCGCTTTGA
- the IQCF6 gene encoding IQ domain-containing protein F6: MDTQNLENAAVKIQSWWRGNMVRRTLLHTALRAWVIQCWWRSMQAKMLEQRRRLALRLYTCQEWAVVKVQAQVRMWQARRRFLQARQAACIIQSHWRWHTSQTRGLIRGRYEVKASRLELDIEILLT; encoded by the coding sequence TTAGAGAACGCAGCTGTAAAGATTCAGTCATGGTGGCGTGGCAACATGGTGCGCCGGACGTTACTGCACACAGCACTCAGGGCCTGGGTCATCCAGTGCTGGTGGAGGTCGATGCAGGCCAAGATGCTGGAACAGAGACGGCGCCTGGCACTAAGACTCTACACCTGCCAGGAGTGGGCAGTGGTGAAAGTGCAGGCACAGGTTCGGATGTGGCAGGCTCGCAGACGATTTCTTCAGGCACGCCAAGCGGCCTGCATCATCCAGTCTCACTGGCGCTGGCATACCAGTCAAACCCGGGGTCTGATCCGGGGCCGCTATGAGGTCAAAGCCAGCCGGCTGGAACTTGACATCGAAATTCTCTTGACCTAG